The following coding sequences lie in one Notolabrus celidotus isolate fNotCel1 chromosome 20, fNotCel1.pri, whole genome shotgun sequence genomic window:
- the LOC117832038 gene encoding hydroxyacylglutathione hydrolase, mitochondrial-like: protein MLFKSLVGSACTLLGAATAFKFAPLEVKAQAAALLHSAVRKSSLVEQANMKVELLPALSDNYMYLLIDVDSKEAAIVDPVEPIKVVEAVRKHGVKLTTVLTTHHHWDHAGGNEKMVKLMPGLRVYGGDDRVPAITKKVNHSHNFKIGSLNVKCLFTPCHTTGHICYYVTKESSTEPPAVFTGDTLFVAGCGKFFEGTAEQMYRALIEILGHLPPETRVYCGHEYTISNLKFARHVEPDNEVIQEKLAWAKEKCSNGEPTIPSTLEAEFTFNPFMRVKEKSVQDHVKQTDPAETMRSLRKEKDGFRVPKE from the exons ATGTTATTCAAGTCACTAGTGGGGAGTGCCTGCACTCTACTTGGAGCTGCTACAGCCTTCAAATTCG CACCCTTGGAAGTCAAGGCCCAGGCAGCAGCTCTCCTTCACAGCGCAGTGAGGAAATCTTCTCTGGTAGAACAAGCAAATATGAAGGTTGAACTTCTCCCAGCTCTCTCTGACAACTACATGTACCTCCTGATTGATGTGGACTCCAAGGAAGCAGCTATTGTTGACCCTGTGGAACCCATAAAG GTTGTGGAAGCTGTCAGAAAGCATGGCGTAAAACTCACAACAGTCTTGACCACTCATCACCACTG GGATCATGCTGGGGGAAATGAAAAGATGGTGAAGCTAATGCCAGGACTGCGAGTTTACGGAGGAGATGATAGAGTTCCTGCCATTACAAAGAAAGTGAATCATTCCCACAACTTCAAA ATTGGATCACTTAATGTCAAATGCCTTTTCACGCCGTGTCACACAACTGGACACATCTGCTATTATGTGACCAAAGAGAGCAGCACCGAGCCACCGGCTGTCTTCACAG GAGACACATTGTTCGTGGCTGGCTGTGGTAAATTCTTCGAGGGAACAGCAGAGCAGATGTACAGAGCCTTGATAGAAATTCTGGGCCACCTGCCGCCGGAAACG cgTGTTTATTGTGGTCATGAGTACACCATCAGCAATCTGAAGTTTGCTCGTCATGTGGAACCAGACAACGAGGTCATTCAGGAGAAGCTAGCATGGGCAAAG GAGAAGTGCAGCAATGGAGAGCCCACAATCCCATCCACTTTGGAAGCTGAATTCACATTTAACCCCTTCATGAGAGTAAA AGAAAAGTCTGTGCAGGACCATGTGAAGCAGACAGACCCAGCTGAAACCATGAGAAGCCTCCGGAAAGAAAAAGATGGCTTCCGTGTGCCCAAGGAGTGA
- the fahd1 gene encoding acylpyruvase FAHD1, mitochondrial yields the protein MSTRNISRFWEWGRKIICVGRNYADHAKELKNAIPTEPVLFLKPPSAYVREGSPILVPLYSSNLHHEVELGVVIGKGGTAIPQSAAMEHVAGYALCLDMTARDIQDECKSKGLPWTLAKAFNTSCPVSEFIPKERIPDPGSVKLWLKVNDQLKQSGCTSQMIFSIPYLISYISDFITLEEGDLILTGTPKGVSAVQEHDELQAGIEDVVTMSFKVDRPDH from the coding sequence ATGTCAACGCGAAATATCTCTCGATTTTGGGAATGGGGAAGGAAGATAATATGTGTTGGGAGAAACTACGCCGACCACGCAAAAGAGCTGAAAAATGCGATTCCGACAGAGCCCGTCCTGTTTTTGAAGCCACCTTCAGCTTATGTCAGAGAGGGGTCCCCTATCCTGGTGCCCTTGTACTCCAGCAACCTGCACCATGAGGTGGAGCTGGGAGTAGTCATCGGGAAAGGGGGCACAGCCATCCCTCAGTCTGCCGCCATGGAGCATGTTGCAGGCTACGCTTTGTGCTTGGACATGACAGCCCGGGACATCCAAGACGAGTGCAAGTCAAAGGGTTTGCCCTGGACCCTGGCCAAAGCTTTCAACACCTCTTGCCCTGTCAGTGAGTTCATCCCCAAAGAGCGCATCCCTGACCCAGGGAGCGTCAAGCTGTGGCTGAAAGTGAACGACCAGCTGAAACAGAGCGGCTGCACCTCCCAGATGATTTTTTCTATTCCCTATCTGATCAGCTACATCAGCGACTTTATCACTCTAGAGGAGGGGGATCTCATCCTGACCGGGACCCCTAAAGGAGTCTCCGCCGTGCAGGAGCATGATGAGCTGCAAGCTGGGATCGAGGACGTTGTCACCATGAGCTTCAAAGTGGACAGACCAGATCATTAG